The Elusimicrobia bacterium HGW-Elusimicrobia-1 genome includes the window TTTCCGAAGGGTCCGCCAACGGCGCGGTGCTCACGACAGTGCATCTGGCCAAGGGGCTTGAATTCGACGCCGTATTTGTCGTCGGCATGGAGGAAAGCGTTTTCCCTATGGCCTCGGCGTTCCGCGACCCGTCGGAGATGGAAGAGGAGCGACGGCTTTGCTACGTGGCTTTCACCCGCGCCCGCCGACGTCTTTACGCCAGCGGCTCGCGCTTTAAGGTAATCTACGGCAAGCCGACGCGCCTGACGCCGTCGCGCTTTGTCTCGGAGGCCTTCGCATCCGCGCAAAAACCGTCCGCCGGAACCATCGACGAATCGGCCGCCCCGCCGGCCGGCGCCGTCGTCGCGGACGAATCCGCCGCCGGCGGCGTCCCCGCATCCGGCCGATGGCATACCGGCGCCGTCGTGCGCCACAAGACCTTCGGCGAAGGCGTGATAATAGCCGTGGCCGCCGTCGACGAAGACATAAAGCTGACGGTAAGATTTTACGACGGTAAATTGCGAAAGTTTTACGCGCGATACGCGTCTTTTGAAACTATCGCCGACACCCCCTACTGAAACTATGTCTAAAAAAATAACTCCCGAAGAAATACGCCACATCGCGCATCTGGCGCGGCTTAAACTCACCGACGCGGAGACGGAACTTTTTTCCGCTCAGCTGGCCGAGATACTCGGATATGTGGGACGGCTCGGCGAACTCGACCTCAAAAACGCGGCATTGTCCGACCGTAAACCGGTTCCTGCCGAAGCGCTCCGGCGCGACGAGACGTCGCCTTCGCCTTCGCGCGACGCTGTCATCGAAAACGCGCCGTCCCGCTCGGGCGAATATTTTAAGGTAAAAAAAGTAATAGAATAAATGCCCGACTTTGTCGCGGCGGAATTTTTATGACGGAAAAAAAAGATATTAAAACCATCGCCGGCGCGCGCAACGCCCTGATATCTCGGGAGACGACAGCCGTTTCGCTGCTTGAGCCGTATCTTTCCCGCATCGAGCGGCTCGACGATAAAATTAAATCGTTCATAATCACCGTGCCCGACCGCGCTCGCGCGAAGGCCGCCGCCATAGACGCAAAAATCGCGCGCGGCGAGACGCCCGGCCGCCTCGCCGGAACGGTTGTCGCCGTAAAGGACAACATAAATATATCGGGTCTGCCGACCACCTGCGGCTCCAAGATTCTTAAAAATTACATCGCCCCGTACGACGCGACCGTCGTGGAAAAACTCGAGCGCGAGGACGCCTTGATAATCGGCAAGACCAATCTCGACGAGTTCGCTATGGGGTCGTCCACGGAGAACTCGGCGTTTTTTCCGACCAGAAATCCGTGGGACGTCGAACGCGTTCCCGGCGGTTCGTCGGGCGGATCCGCCGCGGCCGTAGCCGCCGGGATGTCGCAGGTTTCTCTTGGCTCCGACACCGGAGGGTCCATCCGTCAGCCCGCCGCTTTTTGCGGCGTGGTGGGAGTAAAACCCACGTACGGCGCAGTGTCGCGCTACGGACTTGTGGCATTCGCGTCTTCGCTCGACCAGATAGGGCCGTTCGCGCGAAACGTCGACGACGCCGCCGCGGTGCTTTCGGCCGTCTCCGGACGCGACCCGCGCGACTCTACGAGCGCCGATGTGTCTTTCAATGGCCTCGACGCATTGAGGCCGGTGTCTCTTGGGGGAATTAAAATCGGATTGCCGGCGGAATATTTCGTTAAAGGCGCAATGGATGCCGAAGTGGTCGAAGCCGTCGAAAAAACCGTCGATGCTATGGCGAAAGCCGGCGCCGAAGTCAAAAAAATATCGTTGCCGCGCACTCAGTACGCGGTTGCGACTTACTATATAGTGGCGCCCTCCGAGGCATCCAGCAATCTTGCCAGGTTCGACGGCGTCAAATACGGGCTTTCCGTCGGGGATGGCGGTCTCATAGATTCCTGCAAGGAAACCCGCGAGGAGGGCTTCGGCCCCGAAGTCAAACGAAGAATAATGCTCGGCACTTACGCGCTTTCGTCCGGATATTACGACGCGTATTACCTGGCCGCGCAAAAAGTGCGCTCGCTTATAGCCGAAGATTTCCGCCGCGCTTTTCTGGAAGTGGATTTCATAGTTTCACCCGTGACGACTTCCGCGGCTTTTAAGATCGGCGAACGCATATCCGATCCGCTCAGCATGTATCTGGCCGACATATTCACGATTTCCGTCAACCTTGCGGGCATTCCGGCGGTTTCCGTGCCATGCGACGCGGGGAAAACTTCCGGCCTTCCGGTGGGTATTCAGATAATGGCGCCCCATTTCGCCGACGAGCGTATGCTGGGGTTTGCCAAGTCGCTGGAGGATTTGGTACAATTTAAGCCGCTGAAAGTATAGTGTATACCCGGTGACAAAACGCCCCGTGAAAAAAAAGGTAATAGTTTTTATTCTTGCCGGCACATTCGTATCCGCCTGGATATTTTTGGCCGCGTCACGCAAGAGTTCCGCCGATTACAGTCAGCGTCTTGCCGAGTTTGAGAGAATAAGCGCCGCCCTGGGCGCCCGCGCCGACATCGTTTCCTTCTATTACAAAGATCTTTCCGATAACTTTGAGTACTACCACCGTCCCGATGATCCGTATCCCAGCGCGAGTTTAGTTAAACTCCCCGTTATGGCCTGCGTTATGGCGGCCGTCGAGGAGAACCGCCTTCCGCCGGATTTAAGCATTGTCTATCGTTCCCGCCATCGCGTCGGCGGTTCCGGTTCTTTGAGATATTCGCGTTACGGCCGCCGCGTCGGCCTCGACGAACTGACCTACAGAATGATAGTCGAAAGCGATAACGTGGCCACCAACATGATTTGTGACACGCTTGGGCTGGGCTACATAAACGAAAAAATGCTGGGCTGGGGAATGGATGTCACCGATATGAAGAGGTGGGTGCTGGATTTAAGAAGACGCAATCAGGGTGTCGAAAACTATACGACTTCGCGCGAGATGGGAATGTTGCTCGAAAAAATTTACAGGGGACAACTGGTCTCACGCCGCGCGTCCATGCAGATGCTCGAAATAATGAAAAACCAGCATTATCGCAATCGCATCCCGAGATATCTTCCGCCCGGCGTTGTAGTAGCCAATAAGACCGGACTTATGAGAAATGTCGTGCACGACGCCGGCATTATCTATTCGACCGACGGCGATTACGTTCTTTGCGTTCTTACCAGAGACATTCCGTCCAAAACCGCCGCCCGGCTCATCGGAGAAATATCCCACCTCATATACGACGTTCACGCCTCGCAAAAAGACACAGGCGCCGCGAAAAAAGACGTCAGTACCGTCCGTCTTCCGTCGTAATATCTATTAAGCTCTCAATGTCATTGCGAGGAGTCGTAGGGGCGAAAAATCTTTCGCCCCTACTTGTTGAGATTGCCACGCCCCGACGTTACGTCGGGGCTCGCAATGACAATGGGCGGGATTATAATTGTAAAAAAAACCGCCCTGCGGGCGGCTGTCTTTAAGAGGGGGAAAAACTTTTAGCGGGAAATTTCTTTTACGTAGAACCTAAAAGTGACACCGGCCATCTTCACTTCGTCTCCGTCCTGCAGAACAACCTGGCCGGTAAGTTTCTGGCCGTTCACTTCGGGGAAACCATCCTTAAGCGCCACAAGCACATAACCTTCCTGACGTTTATTGATGGCGGCGCCCATTTCGGGAACGAATAATCCTTTGAGTTTTACGTGGGCGTTGTCCGACTTTCCGGCGTAGGTTACAAGGCCGGTAAGCTCGAATTCGCTCCGCTCGGCGGTTCCGGACGTAACGACGAAAGTGCCCACTTTTTCCGTCACCTTGCCGGCGGGCGCGGGCGTGACAGTCGGCTGTTTTTTAAGCAGCGCGTCTCTCTGCGCGGGGTCTATGACCATTGTCTGGTCTATGGCGGGGGGTTTTGCTTCGGGCGGCGGCGCGGCGGGTTTGACGCCGTCGTCGAGAAAAATGACGGAGTGCGACGCAATCGTGATTTCGTCGCCGTGGGTCAGTCCGCTTTTGAGAATTTTTCTTCCGCCGATGAACGTGCCGTTTGTGGAGTTTAAGTCCTCGACGAAAAAAGTGTCGCCCTGTTTTATTATGCGGGCGTGATGGCCGGATACGACGGGATTGTCTATAACAAGGTCGTTGTCGCTTTTTCTTCCCAGCGCCACGGATGTCTGTGTGGGCGGCACGGGGAATTCCTTGACGACGGCCGGTCCGAACTTAAGAATGAGTTTTGCCATATATATTTACGCGCGACGCCGGAATTATACAAAAAAAACATTCCAAATAAAAACTTCAAGGTTTTAAGGACTAAGCGACAAGGATTAAGAGCCGCCCAAAAACTTAATACTTATGATTTGAGACCGTTGACAAACCCTTGTCACGTCATTCCCGCGAAAGCGGGAATCCAGAGCTTCCGTCGTAGTATGGATTCCCGATTAAAGCATTCGGGAATGACATACTTGGAAAAGGAAGATTTTTAAACATCCTGACATTAATCCCGTCTTTTTACTGGAATATCTTTTCTAAAAGGGACTCCTTCTGAAACTTTATCAGAATCACCGTTATATTGTCGCGTCCGCCGGCGGCGTTGGCCGCTTCTATCAGCGATTTCGCGGTTTCCTCGCAGGACGCTTTATCGAGAGTCCGGAGTATCCGCTCAAGGTCTTCGTCGGGCACCATTCGCGTGAGGCCGTCGGATGCTATAATAAGCGTGAGGCCGTCGGCCGCGGGGAACTCGGCCGTGTCAATTTCCGTGTTTTCCGAAGTCCCCAAAGCCCGTGAGAGAATGTTCTGGTACTTGGAAACCCGCGCCTCTTCCTCGGTTATGATTTTAAGTTTCAGTTGTTCGGCCACAATTGTATGGTCTTCGGTGACTTGCCGCAATTTGTCGTCGGCAAAAGTATACATTCTCGAATCGCCCACGTGCGCTCTCGACACGATATTTTTTTTGCGGTCGTAAAAAGCGGCGACCACCGTAGTTCCCATTCCTTTTTTGTCGGGCGACGCCTGCGCGCTTTGGTATACGACGGAGTTGGCTATGCGTATGGCGGAAGCCAGATGGTTTCCCGCCGCGCTCAAATTCTTGTCCACCGCGCCGTAGACGACCTTGCCGGGGTCGCCGGGAAGTTTGGCCATATGATGGTAAATCGTCTCGACGGCGCGGTTCGACGCCACTTCGCCGGCGTTATGCCCGCCCATACCGTCGGCCACGACGAAAAGCCCAAGCTCCGCGTCGCAGACGAAAGAATCCTCGTTGTTTGTTCTGACTTTGCCGACGTCCGTCAAACCGCACGCGGAGATTTTCATAACGGGAGCCCCTCTATCGCCGCCAGAAGGTCTTTCTCCATTTCGCCGGCGGTCCGGTATCTATTGTCAGGTTCTTTGTCGAGCGATTTGTCCAGAATTGCCGCGAGGGCATCGGTAATGGCCGGATTGAACTTTCTGGGGTCGGGATGCTTTGCCTGGGTTATCTGGAAAAGCAGTTGCGCTATGGATTCGCCCTCGAACGGCTTGACACCCGTGAGCAACTCGTAAAGTGTCACTCCAAGCGAGAACAAATCCGCTCTGCCGTCGACTTTTTTTCCGGCTATCTGCTCCGGCGACATATAAGACGGCGTGCCCAGCACCGTGCCGGTGGCCGTCTTGCTCGACGACGTTATACGGGCAATGCCGAAGTCCGTGACTTTAACCGTGCCGTCCTTGAGAATCATTATGTTGGCCGGTTTTATGTCCCTGTGCACTATGCCCTGCCTGTGCGCATAATCGAGCGCGTTGGCGGTTTTCGCCACTATTTCAACCACTCTTCTTGGCGGAAGCAGATTTTGCTTGTCGCAGTTTTTCTTGAGGTCGTCTCCGTCGAGAAGTTCCATAGCGATGTAGGAAATGTCGTAGTCCTCGCCGGCGTCGTATATCGTTATGATATTGGGATGGTTCAGCATTCCCGCGGATTCCGCCTCGCGGAAAAATCTCTCTTTTACCATTTTGAGTTGTTCTTCGTCGAGGTCTGTGTCGAACTGAAGGGTTTTTATGGCCACCGTGCGGTTAATCTTGGGGTCTTTGCCCAGATACACAATGCCCATAGCGCCTTTGCCGAGTTCTTTGGAAACCTCGTAACGTCCAAGTGTAGGCGTCTGAGAAGCGCCCTG containing:
- a CDS encoding Asp-tRNA(Asn)/Glu-tRNA(Gln) amidotransferase GatCAB subunit C yields the protein MSKKITPEEIRHIAHLARLKLTDAETELFSAQLAEILGYVGRLGELDLKNAALSDRKPVPAEALRRDETSPSPSRDAVIENAPSRSGEYFKVKKVIE
- the gatA gene encoding Asp-tRNA(Asn)/Glu-tRNA(Gln) amidotransferase GatCAB subunit A (allows the formation of correctly charged Asn-tRNA(Asn) or Gln-tRNA(Gln) through the transamidation of misacylated Asp-tRNA(Asn) or Glu-tRNA(Gln) in organisms which lack either or both of asparaginyl-tRNA or glutaminyl-tRNA synthetases; reaction takes place in the presence of glutamine and ATP through an activated phospho-Asp-tRNA(Asn) or phospho-Glu-tRNA), which translates into the protein MTEKKDIKTIAGARNALISRETTAVSLLEPYLSRIERLDDKIKSFIITVPDRARAKAAAIDAKIARGETPGRLAGTVVAVKDNINISGLPTTCGSKILKNYIAPYDATVVEKLEREDALIIGKTNLDEFAMGSSTENSAFFPTRNPWDVERVPGGSSGGSAAAVAAGMSQVSLGSDTGGSIRQPAAFCGVVGVKPTYGAVSRYGLVAFASSLDQIGPFARNVDDAAAVLSAVSGRDPRDSTSADVSFNGLDALRPVSLGGIKIGLPAEYFVKGAMDAEVVEAVEKTVDAMAKAGAEVKKISLPRTQYAVATYYIVAPSEASSNLARFDGVKYGLSVGDGGLIDSCKETREEGFGPEVKRRIMLGTYALSSGYYDAYYLAAQKVRSLIAEDFRRAFLEVDFIVSPVTTSAAFKIGERISDPLSMYLADIFTISVNLAGIPAVSVPCDAGKTSGLPVGIQIMAPHFADERMLGFAKSLEDLVQFKPLKV
- a CDS encoding serine/threonine-protein phosphatase; translation: MKISACGLTDVGKVRTNNEDSFVCDAELGLFVVADGMGGHNAGEVASNRAVETIYHHMAKLPGDPGKVVYGAVDKNLSAAGNHLASAIRIANSVVYQSAQASPDKKGMGTTVVAAFYDRKKNIVSRAHVGDSRMYTFADDKLRQVTEDHTIVAEQLKLKIITEEEARVSKYQNILSRALGTSENTEIDTAEFPAADGLTLIIASDGLTRMVPDEDLERILRTLDKASCEETAKSLIEAANAAGGRDNITVILIKFQKESLLEKIFQ